Proteins from one Drosophila gunungcola strain Sukarami chromosome 3R, Dgunungcola_SK_2, whole genome shotgun sequence genomic window:
- the LOC128260984 gene encoding odorant receptor 88a isoform X1 encodes MKTTEIRKPYRMEDFLQPQWFQKFSQMVHFHWQRNPEDDSMVNAPNRAFWWSAVCNILFFGFNIWDILVHMCMGKPSNQNPPVFSITVYFSIRGLMLFLKRKDIVEFVNDLDRECPRDLASQLDMEMDKTYQTFWQRYRFIWIYSHVGGPLFCLMPVALFLLTHEGKRSPVAQHEQLLGGWMPFGVRNDPNFYFLVWFVDVMCTTCGVSFFVTFDNLFNVMQGHLIMHLGHLARQISELDPRQSLTNEVQFFEDLRLIVRRQQLLNGLCGRYNEIFKVAFLVSNFLGAGSLCFYLFVLSETLDILTIAQYILPTFVLVGFTFEICLRGTQLEEASEGLESALRCQEWYMGSRRYRKFYLLWLQYCQRTQKLGAFGLIEVNMVHFTEVSEVEMRSICLLVHFIYLQIMQLAYRLFTFLKSH; translated from the exons ATGAAGACCACGGAAATAAGGAAACCATACCGGATGGAGGACTTCTTGCAGCCTCAATGGTTTCAAAAGTTTTCTCAGATGGTACACTTTCACTGGCAGAGAAATCCAGAGGATGACAGCATGGTGAACGCCCCCAATAGGGCTTTTTGGTGGTCGGCAGTCTGCAATATCTTGTTCTTTGGCTTCAATATTTGGGATATCCTTGTGCATATGTGCATGGGCAAACCTTCCAATCAGAATCCGCCCGTTTTTAGCATCACCGTCTACTTCTCCATCCGAGGACTTATGCTTTTTCTGAAACGAAAGGATATTGTTGAGTTTGTAAATGACTTGGACCGCGAGTGCCCACGGGATTTAGCCAGCCAGTTGGACATGGAGATGGATAAGACATACCAGACCTTTTGGCAGCGCTATCGATTTATCTGGATCTACTCCCATGTGGGTGGTCCACTGTTCTGCCTGATGCCGGTGGCACTTTTCCTTTTGACTCACGAGGGAAAACGATCACCCGTCGCCCAGCACGAACAACTTCTTGGAGGCTGGATGCCATTCGGTGTACGAAATGatccaaatttttattttctggtCTGGTTCGTGGACGTGATGTGCACGACCTGCGGCGTCTCCTTCTTCGTCACCTTCGATAACCTGTTCAACGTGATGCAGGGACACCTGATCATGCACCTTGGCCATCTTGCGCGGCAGATTTCGGAGCTTGATCCCCGCCAGAGTTTGACCAACGAAGTGCAATTCTTTGAGGACCTCAGGTTAATAGTTCGGAGGCAGCAGCTTCTTAATGGCCTTTGCGGCAG ATACAATGAAATTTTTAAGGTGGCTTTCCTCGTAAGCAACTTTTTGGGCGCCGGGTCCCTCTGCTTCTACCTCTTCGTGTTGTCGGAAACGTTGGATATATTAACCATTGCCCAATACATACTGCCCACTTTCGTCTTGGTGGGCTTCACGTTTGAGATCTGTCTACGCGGCACGCAGCTGGAGGAGGCG TCGGAGGGATTGGAGTCGGCGCTAAGGTGCCAGGAATGGTACATGGGCAGCCGGCGGTACAGAAAGTTCTATCTGCTCTGGTTGCAATATTGCCAGCGCACTCAGAAACTGGGGGCATTCGGCCTAATTGAAGTGAATATGGTACACTTTACCGAAGTGAGCGAAGTGGAAATGAGATCGATCTGTTTACtagtacattttatttatttacagatCATGCAGCTTGCCTATCGACTCTTCACTTTCCTAAAATCGCATTAG
- the LOC128261039 gene encoding uncharacterized protein LOC128261039 isoform X1: MFNEISNHGIISDRRCHCKGHRGNDLQMMNTGSVTNYGIMTTRRCNGELNPQTLKIKTFINRGTLVLHKCHCNSQLLQIIDLINYGIVVNCLSYCKLVKEEAPKPIGAPENMVKIGPLEVILTCQPKVMEVSPIKQLNTPKSQLKTPRELTEPTEKKLSAPNTIIKNAVESSLAMGVSLNQLDLNKPKQLVNRAVETLKLPANKPQQKDLMTPINPLKRSIQTLQAVTTERPEKSVSQDTAVNPPKKLLKTRSPQDPHLLQTPNSQIWIQIYSPQAI, translated from the exons ATGTTCAATGAAATCTCCAATCACGGTATAATATCCGATCGCAGGTGCCACTGCAAAGGACATCGTGGAAATGATCTGCAGATGATGAACACGGGCTCTGTGACGAATTACGGAATAATGACCACGCGCAGGTGCAATGGCGAACTAAATCCACAAACTCTGAagataaaaacttttattaatcGTGGAACTTTGGTGCTGCACAAATGTCACTGCAACTCGCAACTGCTGCAGATCATCGATTTAATAAACTACGGAATCGTGGTTAACTGTTTGAGCTACTGCAAGTTGGTTAAGGAAGAAGCCCCCAAGCCCATTGGAGCCCCCGAAAATATGGTTAAAATCG GTCCTTTGGAAGTCATTTTGACTTGTCAACCAAAAGTTATGGAGGTGTCCCCCATAAAACAACTAAATACTCCAAAAAGTCAACTTAAAACCCCAAGAGAACTTACAGAACCCACGGAAAAAAAGTTAAGCGCTCCAAAcactataataaaaaatgcagtGGAATCGTCTCTTGCAATGGGTGTTTCGCTAAATCAGCTGgatttaaataaaccaaaacaacTGGTAAATCGAGCAGTGGAAACCTTGAAACTACCGGCAAATAAACCACAACAGAAAGATTTAATGACACCAATCAATCCACTAAAACGTTCAATCCAAACCCTGCAGGCTGTAACCACAGAGCGCCCGGAAAAATCGGTCAGCCAGGATACCGCGGTTAATCCGCCTAAAAAGCTTCTTAAAACTCGTTCCCCACAGGACCCACATCTACTTCAAACTCCAAACAGTCAAATTTGGATACAAATATATTCACCTCAAgcaatataa
- the LOC128260984 gene encoding odorant receptor 88a isoform X2: MKTTEIRKPYRMEDFLQPQWFQKFSQMVHFHWQRNPEDDSMVNAPNRAFWWSAVCNILFFGFNIWDILVHMCMGKPSNQNPPVFSITVYFSIRGLMLFLKRKDIVEFVNDLDRECPRDLASQLDMEMDKTYQTFWQRYRFIWIYSHVGGPLFCLMPVALFLLTHEGKRSPVAQHEQLLGGWMPFGVRNDPNFYFLVWFVDVMCTTCGVSFFVTFDNLFNVMQGHLIMHLGHLARQISELDPRQSLTNEVQFFEDLRLIVRRQQLLNGLCGRYNEIFKVAFLVSNFLGAGSLCFYLFVLSETLDILTIAQYILPTFVLVGFTFEICLRGTQLEEASEGLESALRCQEWYMGSRRYRKFYLLWLQYCQRTQKLGAFGLIEVNMVHFTEIMQLAYRLFTFLKSH; this comes from the exons ATGAAGACCACGGAAATAAGGAAACCATACCGGATGGAGGACTTCTTGCAGCCTCAATGGTTTCAAAAGTTTTCTCAGATGGTACACTTTCACTGGCAGAGAAATCCAGAGGATGACAGCATGGTGAACGCCCCCAATAGGGCTTTTTGGTGGTCGGCAGTCTGCAATATCTTGTTCTTTGGCTTCAATATTTGGGATATCCTTGTGCATATGTGCATGGGCAAACCTTCCAATCAGAATCCGCCCGTTTTTAGCATCACCGTCTACTTCTCCATCCGAGGACTTATGCTTTTTCTGAAACGAAAGGATATTGTTGAGTTTGTAAATGACTTGGACCGCGAGTGCCCACGGGATTTAGCCAGCCAGTTGGACATGGAGATGGATAAGACATACCAGACCTTTTGGCAGCGCTATCGATTTATCTGGATCTACTCCCATGTGGGTGGTCCACTGTTCTGCCTGATGCCGGTGGCACTTTTCCTTTTGACTCACGAGGGAAAACGATCACCCGTCGCCCAGCACGAACAACTTCTTGGAGGCTGGATGCCATTCGGTGTACGAAATGatccaaatttttattttctggtCTGGTTCGTGGACGTGATGTGCACGACCTGCGGCGTCTCCTTCTTCGTCACCTTCGATAACCTGTTCAACGTGATGCAGGGACACCTGATCATGCACCTTGGCCATCTTGCGCGGCAGATTTCGGAGCTTGATCCCCGCCAGAGTTTGACCAACGAAGTGCAATTCTTTGAGGACCTCAGGTTAATAGTTCGGAGGCAGCAGCTTCTTAATGGCCTTTGCGGCAG ATACAATGAAATTTTTAAGGTGGCTTTCCTCGTAAGCAACTTTTTGGGCGCCGGGTCCCTCTGCTTCTACCTCTTCGTGTTGTCGGAAACGTTGGATATATTAACCATTGCCCAATACATACTGCCCACTTTCGTCTTGGTGGGCTTCACGTTTGAGATCTGTCTACGCGGCACGCAGCTGGAGGAGGCG TCGGAGGGATTGGAGTCGGCGCTAAGGTGCCAGGAATGGTACATGGGCAGCCGGCGGTACAGAAAGTTCTATCTGCTCTGGTTGCAATATTGCCAGCGCACTCAGAAACTGGGGGCATTCGGCCTAATTGAAGTGAATATGGTACACTTTACCGAA atCATGCAGCTTGCCTATCGACTCTTCACTTTCCTAAAATCGCATTAG
- the LOC128261039 gene encoding uncharacterized protein LOC128261039 isoform X2: MFNEISNHGIISDRRCHCKGHRGNDLQMMNTGSVTNYGIMTTRRCNGELNPQTLKIKTFINRGTLVLHKCHCNSQLLQIIDLINYGIVVNCLSYCKLVKEEAPKPIGAPENMVKIGSTSPSNSK, encoded by the exons ATGTTCAATGAAATCTCCAATCACGGTATAATATCCGATCGCAGGTGCCACTGCAAAGGACATCGTGGAAATGATCTGCAGATGATGAACACGGGCTCTGTGACGAATTACGGAATAATGACCACGCGCAGGTGCAATGGCGAACTAAATCCACAAACTCTGAagataaaaacttttattaatcGTGGAACTTTGGTGCTGCACAAATGTCACTGCAACTCGCAACTGCTGCAGATCATCGATTTAATAAACTACGGAATCGTGGTTAACTGTTTGAGCTACTGCAAGTTGGTTAAGGAAGAAGCCCCCAAGCCCATTGGAGCCCCCGAAAATATGGTTAAAATCG GTTCCACATCCCCTTCAAACTCCAAATAG
- the LOC128252298 gene encoding putative gustatory receptor 85a codes for MMSPRRAVQIGFIWFCTLNGITTFYFSLGRLRRSQFLSSYRIIHNFVVIILTIKFLMNFWHFSADSFEKSPLVRLAAITYFGLVFLSLISCMGCAYRRQDRICNMIEKLLKLEGISTSWGYRVPKSKKRFLNILMITVTFLLILRLAIHAALNVRRFVRGNHNPCNCFLSECMIFAANSLAFGLILEICRNWWRLESGLEMVILDPKPISDQLCRLRRLQALFQTLIDLTDEVCFVFRFVFLCYLMRNVWSGIRVGYMMVRVFLGHSAIESELEYLQMVFVTCIQPLLFSLMMNTLTHTADSLLETTKEAIRGLYGRDVRMERSLEWFSLQLAEQHTYVHIFGAYRMNRSLAFDGCSVILLHVIYMVQCEYSSMF; via the exons ATGATGTCACCTAGACGAGCGGTTCAGATTggatttatttggttttgcacCTTGAATGGCATCACCACGTTCTACTTCTCCTTGGGGAGATTACGCCGGTCCCAATTCCTATCCAGCTATCGTATAATCCACAACTTTGTGGTAATCATTTTGACGATTAAGTTTCTGATGAATTTTTGGCACTTCAGTGCTGATTCGTTTGAGAAATCACCGCTGGTGCGGCTGGCTGCCATCACATACTTCGGCCTCGTATTCCTGTCCCTGATCAGTTGCATGGGCTGTGCCTATCGGCGGCAGGATCGAATTTGTAATATGATTGAGAAACTTCTGAAACTGGAGGGTATAAGTACTTCATGGGGCTACCGGGTGCCCAAGAGCAAGAAGCGATTCCTGAATATTCTCATGATTACTGTGACATTCCTGCTGATCCTACGACTCGCCATCCATGCTGCCTTGAATGTCAGGCGATTTGTGAGAGGAAACCACAATCCCTGCAACTGTTTCCTCTCCGAATGCATGATCTTTGCCGCGAACTCTTTGGCCTTTGGGCTCATCTTGGAGATCTGCCGGAATTGGTGGCGCTTGGAGTCGGGTCTGGAGATGGTGATCTTGGATCCGAAACCTATTTCAGATCAGCTTTGTCGCCTGCGTCGGCTGCAAGCCCTGTTCCAAACACTGATTGATTTAACGGATGAGGTTTGCTTTGTCTTCAG GTTTGTGTTTCTGTGCTATCTGATGCGGAATGTGTGGAGTGGCATACGGGTCGGATACATGATGGTTCGTGTGTTCCTTGGCCACAGTGCCATTGAATCGGAACTCGAGTACCTGCAGATGGTTTTCGTCACCTGTATTCAGCCGCTGCTCTTTTCACTGATGATGAATACCCTGACACACACCGCGGATTCCCTTTTAGAGACCACAAAGGAGGCGATCAGGGGGCTTTACGGTCGGGATGTGCGGATGGAGCGAAGT CTGGAATGGTTCTCTCTGCAACTGGCGGAGCAGCATACCTACGTCCACATTTTCGGGGCTTATCGCATGAATCGAAGCTTGGCCTTTGACGGCTGCTCGGTTATCTTGCTGCATGTCATATATATGGTACAATGCGAATACAGTTCGATGTTTTAG
- the LOC128260995 gene encoding uncharacterized protein LOC128260995, giving the protein MFNNYGWIFNRKCHCGPQTENFTHMSNTHLVKNHGILVSRKCTGNTQTKVSRLNMLNNHGTLIWHKCSCNSELFIVNQLYNFGTIINCMCNCSRTIPSPSLYMGIENSSTLEIAGRKTTPPLVTTVQLGGSNGTNHDIRNLGRPRNSNLLTTERLGGSARISLLKLLGSPTSGVELTQTGAAQDSCPELDCKSKKIAIGGNLKGSQKDTSNQENSFLPSPKTSRTSQGFILSKGKFVSRFTSTPLPVETLAGLRKRTADPCSSQATLHGQPKRQKSESSWKPLENRNNIKKSILLPKPESTNQQQTTITRPTVLLEKSVKMESPIKTINPQLSVVSSYYKPAKLQNWLLPKPQHPRSVLKPSIYFKNAITVLQHKS; this is encoded by the exons ATGTTTAATAACTACGGATGGATTTTTAACCGCAAGTGCCATTGCGGTCCCCAAACAGAGAACTTTACTCATATGAGTAATACGCATTTGGTGAAGAACCACGGGATTTTAGTTTCCCGGAAGTGCACCGGAAATACGCAAACAAAAGTATCGCGGTTAAATATGCTCAACAACCACGGCACACTTATCTGGCACAAATGTAGCTGCAATTCGGAGCTTTTTATAGTGAATCAACTATATAATTTCGGGACCATCATAAACTGCATGTGCAACTGTAGCCGAACAATTCCGTCCCCAAGTTTGTATATGGGAATTGAAAATTCTTCGACACTTGAGATTGCCGGCCGGAAGACAACCCCACCCCTGGTCACCACAGTACAGTTAGGAGGATCTAATGGAACGAACCATGATATCCGTAATTTAGGGCGACCACGGAATTCAAACCTGCTTACCACGGAACGTCTAGGAGGATCTGCTCGGATATCCCTCTTAAAACTGCTGGGATCACCGACCTCGGGAGTAGAGCTAACCCAGACCGGTGCTGCCCAGGATTCTTGTCCTGAACTCGATTGTAAGAGCAAGAAAATAGCTATAGGAGGCAACCTTAAGGGATCTCAAAAAGACACATCTAATCAAGAAAATTCGTTTTTACCGAGCCCCAAGACGTCGAGAACTTCACAGGGTTTCATTTTATCCAAAGGAAAATTCGTTTCGCGGTTTACAAGCACTCCCTTACCAGTTGAAACTCTGGCAGGCTTACGAAAGAGGACAGCAGATCCGTGTTCATCCCAAGCCACATTACATGGACAACCAAAACGGCAG AAGTCGGAGTCTTCATGGAAGCCGCTggaaaatagaaataatattaaaaaatctatCTTGCTGCCCAAACCGGAGTCAACAAATCAGCAGCAGACAACCATAACAAGGCCCACGGTATTACTGGAAAAATCCGTAAAGATGGAATCTCCGATCAAGACTATAAATCCTCAGTTATCGGTAGTATCGTCTTATTACAAACCAGCAAAGTTACAAAATTGGTTGCTACCCAAGCCGCAGCATCCAAGATCTGTGCTGAAGCCatctatatattttaaaaatgccatCACGGTGCTCCAACATAAAAGTTGA
- the LOC128261039 gene encoding uncharacterized protein LOC128261039 isoform X3, whose product MFNEISNHGIISDRRCHCKGHRGNDLQMMNTGSVTNYGIMTTRRCNGELNPQTLKIKTFINRGTLVLHKCHCNSQLLQIIDLINYGIVVNCLSYCKLVKEEAPKPIGAPENMVKIEKA is encoded by the exons ATGTTCAATGAAATCTCCAATCACGGTATAATATCCGATCGCAGGTGCCACTGCAAAGGACATCGTGGAAATGATCTGCAGATGATGAACACGGGCTCTGTGACGAATTACGGAATAATGACCACGCGCAGGTGCAATGGCGAACTAAATCCACAAACTCTGAagataaaaacttttattaatcGTGGAACTTTGGTGCTGCACAAATGTCACTGCAACTCGCAACTGCTGCAGATCATCGATTTAATAAACTACGGAATCGTGGTTAACTGTTTGAGCTACTGCAAGTTGGTTAAGGAAGAAGCCCCCAAGCCCATTGGAGCCCCCGAAAATATGGTTAAAATCG AAAAAGCATAA